A part of Capsicum annuum cultivar UCD-10X-F1 chromosome 6, UCD10Xv1.1, whole genome shotgun sequence genomic DNA contains:
- the LOC107873507 gene encoding serine/threonine-protein kinase PCRK1, with the protein MKCFYFTKDEEEGGGTMSTRESKVSWVRSLSVASSSVDTRKSRSELDSESRDFSDSFEFHELLNQRRGNDLRVFSFSELKMGTKGFSRGLMIGEGGFGCVYRGVVDGVPPCEDMRIEVAVKRLNRHGFQGHKEWINEVNFLGVVKHPNLVKLIGYCAEDDERGMQRLLVYELMRNKSLEDHLLARSATPLSWTLRLKIAQDAARGLAYLHEEMDFQLIFRDFKPSNILLDEDFNAKLSDFGLARQGPAAGLTHVSTSVVGTIGYAAPEYVQTGRLTAKSDVWSFGVVLYELITGRRVLERNLPRAEQKLLEWVRPYVSDTKKFHCILDPRLEGHDCIKSAQRLASLANKCLSKNARSRPRMSEVVDMLESIITDAAAQAEAVPETVKEAEDVNEEATKEEVDTKEEGKGEAESGRPESNNQKWVFDFKEMVSFRNKSIGKIDWRNWKAGLIKTS; encoded by the exons ATGAAATGCTTTTATTTTACGAAGGATGAGGAAGAAGGGGGGGGAACAATGAGTACTCGTGAATCGAAGGTATCATGGGTTCGTTCATTGAGTGTAGCATCAAGTAGCGTTGATACTAGGAAGTCGAGGTCGGAGTTGGATTCAGAATCAAGGGATTTCTCTGATTCTTTTGAGTTTCACGAGCTGTTGAATCAGAGGAGGGGGAATGATTTGAGGGTGTTTAGTTTTTCGGAGCTGAAAATGGGGACGAAGGGTTTTAGTAGAGGATTGATGATTGGTGAAGGTGGATTTGGATGTGTTTATAgaggtgttgttgatggtgttccTCCTTGTGAGGATATGAGAATTGAAGTTGCTGTTAAACGATTGAATCGACATGGATTCCAG GGGCATAAGGAGTGGATTAATGAAGTAAACTTCTTAGGTGTAGTGAAGCATCCGAATCTAGTGAAGTTAATCGGGTACTGTGCAGAGGATGATGAAAGAGGGATGCAACGTCTTTTAGTATATGAACTGATGCGTAACAAAAGCTTGGAGGACCATCTGTTGGCACGATCGGCAACTCCTCTCTCCTGGACTTTGAGACTAAAAATTGCCCAAGATGCTGCTCGCGGATTGGCCTATCTGCATGAAGAAATGGATTTTCAG CTGATATTTCGAGACTTCAAGCCATCAAATATTCTTCTGGATGAAGACTTTAACGCGAAACTCTCAGACTTTGGACTGGCTAGGCAAGGTCCAGCTGCAGGACTAACTCATGTGTCAACATCA GTTGTAGGTACGATAGGCTACGCAGCTCCAGAATATGTCCAGACTGGAAGACTTACTGCTAAAAGTGATGTTTGGAGCTTTGGAGTTGTTCTCTATGAGCTCATAACAGGAAGGAGAGTGTTGGAACGAAATCTTCCTCGAGCAGAGCAAAAACTATTGGAATGGGTAAGACCCTATGTTTCAGATACGAAGAAATTTCATTGTATTCTTGACCCTAGACTTGAAGGCCATGATTGCATCAAGTCAGCTCAGCGACTTGCATCACTGGCCAACAAATGCCTCTCAAAGAATGCAAGATCTCGCCCTAGGATGAGTGAAGTCGTTGATATGCTTGAGAGTATCATTACTGATGCTGCAGCTCAGGCTGAAGCAGTCCCCGAAACTGTGAAAGAAGCAGAAGATGTGAATGAAGAAGCTACAAAAGAAGAAGTTGACACAAAGGAAGAAGGAAAAGGAGAAGCTGAATCAGGAAGACCAGAAAGCAACAACCAAAAGTGGGTTTTCGACTTCAAAGAAATGGTCAGCTTTAGGAACAAATCCATCGGTAAGATAGATTGGAGGAATTGGAAAGCAGGTTTAATCAAGACATCTTAA